From one Triticum urartu cultivar G1812 chromosome 3, Tu2.1, whole genome shotgun sequence genomic stretch:
- the LOC125543358 gene encoding glyoxylate/hydroxypyruvate/pyruvate reductase 2KGR-like, which yields MAMESLGVLLLHPMNAYLEQELDRRFRLFRFWDSPPDGRAEFLRANASAIRAVVGNASYNADAALIDALPSLEIVASFSVGIDRVDLPKCRERGIRVTNTPDVLTDDVADLAVGLSIAALRKIPQADRYVRAGLWKAKGDYTLTTRFSGKRVAILGLGRIGLAIAKRAEAFGCSISYHSRSEKSFPNYKFFTNVVDLAANCDVLVVACSLNAETHHIVNRKVMDALGPDGVLINIGRGAHVDEPELVSALVEKRLGAAGLDVFEHEPFAPEQLFSLDNVVLVPHVGSDTEETCKAMADLVLKNLEAHALNKPLLTPVI from the exons ATGGCGATGGAGTCCCTGGGCGTGCTGCTGCTGCACCCCATGAACGCCTACCTGGAGCAGGAGCTCGACCGCCGCTTCCGCCTCTTCCGCTTCTGGGACTCCCCTCCCGACGGCCGCGCCGAGTTCCTCCGCGCCAACGCCTCCGCCATCCGCGCTGTCGTCGGCAACGCCAGCTACAACGCCGACGCCGCGCTCATCGACGCGCTGCCGTCGCTCGAGATCGTCGCCTCCTTCTCCGTGGGGATCGACCGCGTCGACCTCCCCAAGTGCCGCGAGCGCGGGATCCGCGTCACCAACACCCCCGACGTCCTCACCGACGACGTCGCCGACCTCGCCGTCGGCCTCTCCATCGCCGCGCTGAGGAAGATCCCGCAGGCCGACCGCTACGTGCGCGCCGGCCTGTGGAAGGCCAAGGGGGACTACACACTCACCACGCGG TTCAGTGGTAAAAGAGTTGCCATTCTTGGGCTTGGCAGGATAGGCTTAGCCATAGCAAAAAGAGCTGAAGCATTTGGTTGCTCAATCAGTTACCACTCAAGATCAGAGAAGTCATTTCCAAACTACAAGTTCTTTACGAATGTTGTTGACCTGGCAGCCAATTGTGACGTGCTTGTTGTAGCATGTTCGCTTAATGCCGAGACGCATCACATTGTCAATCGTAAGGTCATGGATGCGCTAGGACCAGATGGTGTGCTCATAAACATTGGGCGTGGAGCACATGTGGATGAACCTGAGCTTGTGTCTGCTCTTGTTGAGAAACGCCTTGGAGCAGCAGGCCTTGATGTGTTTGAGCATGAGCCCTTTGCTCCAGAGCAACTTTTCAGTTTAGATAATGTTGTTTTGGTCCCTCATGTAGGAAGTGATACAGAAGAAACATGCAAGGCAATGGCTGATCTGGTTCTGAAGAATTTAGAGGCACATGCTCTTAATAAGCCCTTACTCACCCCAGTCATCTGA